A portion of the Streptomyces coeruleoprunus genome contains these proteins:
- a CDS encoding S66 peptidase family protein — protein MPIRYPQPLRAGDRIAVTSPSSGVDKGLRERLDVAVRVVESRGYEVVLGSCMDGSGHVSAPAAERAAELTRMLADPSIAAVVPPWGGETAIDLLPLLDWDLLRDAEPTWFVGFSDISTLLTPLTLLTGHATLHGNNLMDTPYRVPQGLLSWLDVVTTPAGGSFTQTPPGRHRASGWDDWRADPEIGEYTLDSVGTWTRLDGDGDVEVEGRLIGGCVETLCHVAGTPYGDVSAFARAHAPEGLLVYVEASEDNAFSICRALHGMRLAGFFDAANAVIVGRTSAPGRDSLTQHEAVLDALGPLGVPIVADVECGHVPPYLPLVNGARARLVHTATRRELVQTLA, from the coding sequence ATGCCTATTCGATACCCCCAGCCTCTGCGTGCCGGCGACCGCATAGCCGTCACCTCCCCTTCGAGCGGCGTCGACAAGGGTCTGCGCGAGCGACTGGACGTGGCGGTCCGTGTCGTGGAGTCGCGTGGGTACGAGGTGGTCCTCGGCAGCTGCATGGACGGCTCCGGACATGTCAGCGCCCCCGCCGCGGAGCGCGCGGCCGAGCTGACGCGGATGCTGGCCGACCCCTCCATCGCGGCTGTGGTGCCGCCGTGGGGCGGCGAGACCGCCATCGACCTGCTGCCGCTGCTCGACTGGGACCTGCTGCGCGATGCCGAACCGACCTGGTTCGTGGGCTTCTCCGACATCTCCACGCTCCTCACCCCGCTCACCCTGCTGACGGGCCACGCGACCCTCCACGGCAACAACCTGATGGACACCCCGTACCGGGTGCCCCAGGGGCTGCTCTCGTGGCTGGACGTCGTGACCACGCCGGCGGGCGGCAGCTTCACCCAGACCCCGCCCGGCCGCCACCGCGCCTCCGGCTGGGACGACTGGCGGGCCGACCCGGAGATCGGTGAGTACACCCTGGACAGCGTCGGCACCTGGACGAGGCTGGACGGTGACGGTGACGTGGAGGTGGAGGGCCGCCTGATCGGCGGTTGCGTCGAGACGCTCTGCCATGTGGCGGGCACGCCGTACGGTGACGTGTCGGCCTTCGCCCGGGCCCACGCCCCCGAGGGACTGCTCGTCTATGTGGAGGCGTCCGAGGACAACGCGTTCTCCATCTGCCGCGCGCTGCACGGGATGAGGCTCGCCGGGTTCTTCGACGCCGCGAACGCCGTCATCGTGGGCCGCACTTCGGCGCCCGGCAGGGACTCGCTCACCCAGCACGAGGCCGTGCTCGACGCTCTCGGACCGCTCGGCGTGCCCATCGTCGCCGACGTCGAGTGCGGGCACGTCCCGCCCTACCTGCCGCTGGTCAACGGAGCGCGGGCCAGGCTCGTCCACACGGCGACCCGCCGGGAACTGGTCCAGACACTGGCCTGA
- a CDS encoding DUF6099 family protein: protein MDAERLVTLSRRDLAESTAALDILVAAWQAQCLAQAIGNHLALCGPQELRGEARALSEIGGRGGPGIDHPARRTGARAAHLTEVADMRETLLALGALLGEVGIALVGVACATDEEGLYWQSIEAIDAADESSDRVRVMLRRLTVRGRARPPGTARDHPEDGRPVRERADRERLDMVDPADSAAGS from the coding sequence ATGGATGCGGAGCGGCTCGTCACGCTGAGTCGGCGTGACCTGGCGGAAAGCACGGCGGCACTGGACATCCTGGTGGCGGCCTGGCAGGCCCAGTGCCTCGCACAGGCGATCGGCAACCACCTGGCGTTGTGCGGGCCGCAGGAGTTGAGAGGCGAGGCGCGTGCGCTGAGCGAGATCGGCGGACGCGGCGGCCCGGGCATCGACCACCCGGCGCGGCGCACGGGGGCGCGGGCGGCGCACCTGACCGAAGTGGCCGACATGCGCGAGACGTTGCTCGCGCTGGGCGCGCTGCTCGGGGAGGTGGGGATCGCCCTCGTCGGCGTGGCCTGCGCCACCGACGAGGAGGGGCTGTACTGGCAGTCGATCGAGGCGATCGACGCCGCCGACGAGTCGAGCGACCGGGTCCGGGTCATGCTGCGCCGGCTCACGGTCCGGGGCCGGGCGAGACCTCCCGGGACGGCGCGCGACCACCCGGAGGACGGGCGCCCGGTCCGTGAACGGGCGGACCGGGAGCGGCTCGACATGGTGGACCCGGCGGACTCGGCGGCGGGGTCGTGA
- a CDS encoding nucleotide pyrophosphohydrolase, producing the protein MTELDVQGLQRRLAEFAAARAWQPYHTPKNLASALSVEAAELLEIFQWLTPEEADRVMDDPDTAHRVADEVADVLAYLLQFCGVMGIDPLAALSAKIDRNELRFPAGRPPGRDTDRDRHSSE; encoded by the coding sequence GTGACGGAACTGGACGTACAGGGACTGCAGCGCCGGCTGGCCGAGTTCGCCGCCGCCCGCGCGTGGCAGCCCTACCACACCCCGAAGAACCTGGCCTCGGCGCTCAGCGTGGAGGCGGCCGAACTGCTGGAGATCTTCCAGTGGTTGACGCCGGAGGAGGCGGACCGGGTCATGGACGACCCGGACACCGCCCACCGGGTCGCCGACGAGGTCGCCGACGTGCTCGCCTATCTGCTCCAGTTCTGCGGGGTCATGGGCATCGACCCGCTGGCGGCGCTCTCCGCGAAGATCGACCGGAACGAGCTGCGCTTCCCCGCCGGACGGCCGCCCGGGCGGGACACGGACCGTGATCGTCACTCTTCGGAGTGA
- a CDS encoding ATP-binding protein, producing the protein MDSTARGARAARATRPARPPVRPVRPVIRLTGTPRPDRPVVTELRLSAFKSHRGAVIPLGPLTLLTGASGSGKTSALLAYEALARLGAGAALGRAFPDPAGCVPERAAADAQGRRGFRIGCTADGPAGPVRLDLAVQAEPQLRVVGERLTGGDGRTLLTTALRDPGRRVVHAEWHTAGAAPVTRAPLPDDRLATALLPLRVAGKTEGQLRVLAAAEQMVVALRSVFPCDPQPHRMREPVAKGEGRLRRGCDNLAEVLHRTRDDCPRRHARLAALARAGCAGPVRDVRVEELADGTVRAVLGRDAVRDAAGAAGGAAGGVRPAGTPLGRLGDGELRYLALALVLLTGPGVLAVDQAAEVPGAMQALTVLADGLDRGLDGRQARELTGLAAAICAEGHIRLIGTVGETGAQAARECDGVTVVHLRP; encoded by the coding sequence ATGGACTCCACCGCCCGTGGCGCCCGTGCCGCCCGCGCCACGCGCCCCGCCCGCCCTCCCGTCCGCCCCGTCCGCCCGGTGATCCGCCTCACCGGCACGCCCCGGCCCGACCGGCCGGTCGTCACCGAGCTGCGGCTGTCGGCCTTCAAGTCGCATCGCGGGGCGGTGATCCCGCTCGGACCGCTCACCCTGCTCACCGGGGCGAGCGGCAGCGGCAAGACCAGCGCCCTCCTGGCGTACGAGGCGCTGGCCCGGCTCGGCGCGGGCGCCGCGCTCGGCAGGGCGTTCCCCGATCCGGCCGGCTGCGTCCCCGAGCGGGCCGCCGCCGACGCGCAGGGCAGGCGCGGCTTCCGCATCGGCTGCACGGCGGACGGCCCGGCCGGACCCGTACGGCTCGACCTCGCCGTCCAGGCCGAACCCCAGCTGCGCGTGGTGGGCGAGCGGCTGACCGGCGGCGACGGGCGGACCCTCCTCACCACGGCGCTGCGCGACCCCGGGCGGCGGGTGGTGCACGCCGAGTGGCACACGGCGGGGGCGGCGCCGGTGACCCGCGCGCCCCTCCCCGACGACCGGCTCGCCACCGCCCTGCTGCCGCTGCGCGTGGCCGGCAAGACGGAGGGGCAGCTGCGGGTGCTGGCGGCGGCCGAACAGATGGTCGTCGCGCTGCGCTCGGTGTTCCCCTGCGACCCGCAACCCCACCGGATGCGCGAACCCGTGGCCAAGGGGGAGGGGCGGCTGCGGCGGGGCTGCGACAACCTCGCCGAGGTGCTGCACCGTACGCGTGACGACTGCCCCCGCCGCCACGCCCGCCTGGCCGCCCTGGCGCGGGCCGGGTGCGCCGGGCCGGTGCGGGACGTGCGCGTCGAGGAACTGGCGGACGGCACGGTGCGGGCCGTCCTCGGGCGGGACGCGGTCCGGGATGCGGCGGGCGCGGCAGGCGGAGCGGCGGGGGGCGTGCGGCCGGCCGGGACGCCTCTGGGGCGGCTCGGGGACGGCGAGTTACGGTACCTGGCGCTCGCGCTGGTCCTGCTGACCGGGCCCGGGGTGCTGGCAGTCGACCAGGCGGCCGAAGTGCCGGGCGCGATGCAGGCCCTCACCGTGCTCGCGGACGGCCTCGACCGGGGCCTGGACGGGCGGCAGGCGCGGGAGCTGACGGGACTGGCCGCCGCGATCTGCGCGGAGGGCCACATCCGTCTGATCGGCACGGTGGGCGAGACCGGTGCGCAGGCCGCGCGGGAGTGCGACGGGGTGACGGTGGTACACCTGAGGCCGTGA
- a CDS encoding cell division protein SepF — MSRYERYDVTDEQWEGLAQVVPLRGRDEWPSRVDHRTMPQDHEAAAQRRMVVLRVQVFADAREVAEYLVARIPVLLDLTSADTEVAKRILDFSSGVVFGLGSAMHRVDRNVFLLAPAGTEVEGAAAAAVPHA; from the coding sequence ATGAGTAGGTACGAGAGGTACGACGTCACCGACGAACAGTGGGAGGGCCTGGCGCAGGTCGTCCCGCTGAGGGGGCGCGACGAGTGGCCGTCCAGGGTCGATCACCGCACGATGCCGCAGGACCACGAGGCCGCGGCGCAGCGCCGCATGGTCGTCCTGCGCGTCCAGGTCTTCGCGGACGCGCGTGAGGTCGCTGAGTACCTGGTCGCCCGGATCCCCGTGCTGCTGGACCTGACCAGCGCGGACACCGAAGTCGCCAAGCGCATCCTGGACTTCAGCAGCGGTGTCGTCTTCGGCCTCGGCAGCGCGATGCACCGCGTCGACCGGAACGTGTTCCTGCTCGCGCCCGCCGGTACGGAGGTCGAGGGAGCGGCCGCGGCGGCGGTTCCGCACGCGTAA
- a CDS encoding ArsR family transcriptional regulator: MTVTRPAAVFDRDGEWDALVAFASDPRPEPRLGVVSGRLRQGKTYLLDALARSLGGFRFAADEAVEAESLRRLAERLAEHTGTEPAGRWRGWEDAVDALLALGEQRPVPVVLDEFPHLVQQSPALPAVLHAAYRRMADGGRGNRVRLLLSGSSHVMMKRLFCGPSPLKALVGLDLEVRPLGFRDAARFWGVGDPRLALRVHAVVGGTPAYRQAYPDGGVPEGPEDFDAWVCRTALDPRMPLFHEAERLVHEETDRWDRALCHSVLAAVALGSVTPGDVAGRVGASLGDVSHALALLRDSGLLAGEPDALRPHLTRLRVAEPLLAFEHAVVRPHRDRLGDPGGGDAREPAEAVWARARDVFESTVAAAGFAEVCRTWVRDHAAPGTFGAAPAGAAHGSLPDAGGAGHGIDAEVVVRGPGDGPGARPGRLLSVGCARWGEAMDLHHLERLRRLLSLLAERGEDVGGAVPACYSDAGFGPALRAAEAAGEVVLVGADRLYHGD, translated from the coding sequence ATGACGGTCACCAGGCCCGCGGCGGTGTTCGACCGCGACGGCGAATGGGACGCCCTGGTCGCCTTCGCCTCCGATCCCCGGCCCGAGCCGCGGCTCGGGGTGGTCTCGGGGCGCCTGCGGCAGGGCAAGACGTATCTGCTGGACGCCCTCGCCCGGTCCCTGGGCGGCTTCCGGTTCGCCGCGGACGAGGCGGTCGAGGCCGAGTCGCTCCGGCGGCTCGCCGAGCGGCTGGCCGAGCACACGGGCACGGAGCCGGCCGGGCGGTGGCGGGGCTGGGAGGACGCGGTGGACGCGCTGCTGGCGCTGGGCGAGCAGCGGCCCGTGCCCGTCGTCCTCGACGAGTTCCCGCATCTCGTCCAGCAGAGTCCCGCGCTGCCCGCGGTGCTCCACGCCGCGTACCGGCGGATGGCGGACGGCGGGCGCGGCAACCGCGTACGGCTCCTGCTGAGCGGCAGTTCGCACGTGATGATGAAGCGGTTGTTCTGCGGCCCGTCGCCGTTGAAGGCCTTGGTGGGCCTGGACCTGGAGGTACGGCCCCTGGGGTTCCGGGACGCCGCTCGGTTCTGGGGCGTCGGCGACCCGCGGCTCGCGCTGCGCGTGCACGCGGTGGTGGGCGGCACGCCCGCCTACCGGCAGGCGTACCCGGACGGCGGTGTCCCGGAGGGGCCCGAGGACTTCGACGCGTGGGTGTGCCGGACCGCCCTCGACCCGCGGATGCCGCTCTTCCACGAGGCGGAGCGGCTGGTGCACGAGGAGACGGACCGCTGGGACCGGGCGCTGTGCCACTCCGTGCTGGCCGCCGTCGCCCTCGGCTCCGTCACGCCGGGCGACGTCGCCGGCCGGGTGGGGGCCTCGCTGGGCGACGTGTCGCACGCGCTGGCACTGCTGCGGGACTCCGGGCTGCTGGCCGGTGAGCCGGACGCGCTGCGCCCGCACCTGACGCGGCTTCGGGTCGCCGAGCCCCTCCTGGCGTTCGAGCACGCGGTCGTCCGGCCGCACCGCGACCGGCTCGGCGACCCGGGCGGCGGGGACGCACGGGAGCCCGCCGAGGCCGTGTGGGCGCGGGCCCGGGACGTGTTCGAGTCGACGGTCGCGGCCGCCGGGTTCGCCGAGGTGTGCCGTACGTGGGTACGGGACCACGCCGCGCCCGGCACGTTCGGGGCCGCGCCGGCGGGCGCGGCACACGGATCGCTGCCGGACGCCGGGGGCGCGGGCCACGGCATCGACGCCGAGGTCGTCGTACGGGGCCCGGGCGACGGCCCCGGGGCCCGGCCGGGGCGCCTGCTCTCGGTCGGGTGCGCGCGCTGGGGCGAGGCCATGGACCTGCACCACCTGGAGCGGCTGCGGCGGCTGTTGTCCCTGCTCGCGGAGCGCGGCGAGGACGTGGGCGGCGCCGTGCCGGCCTGCTACAGCGA